Proteins encoded by one window of Desulfovibrio ferrophilus:
- a CDS encoding phosphatidylserine decarboxylase family protein yields MKSPSFGFSREGVPFAALCALLTLSLAFLECATGTAVMFVLTFFVVHFFRDPERVAPKGPGMAISPADGKVCKVGMAKDPITGKQRKVVCVFMNVFSVHVNRAPVDGEVEVIKYFPGKFLNASLDKASEDNERLAMSIRGIEGGDWTVVQIAGLIARRIVCWAEEGDQLARGQRFGLIKFGSRVDLYLPDAYDVSVHVGEQVFAGQTVLARRK; encoded by the coding sequence ATGAAAAGCCCATCCTTTGGATTCTCCCGTGAAGGGGTTCCCTTTGCCGCCCTGTGCGCCCTGCTGACCCTGAGCCTGGCCTTCCTGGAATGCGCCACGGGAACAGCAGTGATGTTCGTGCTTACTTTTTTTGTGGTGCATTTTTTCCGCGACCCCGAGCGCGTGGCACCCAAGGGACCGGGCATGGCCATTAGTCCGGCGGATGGAAAGGTCTGCAAGGTCGGCATGGCCAAGGACCCCATTACCGGCAAGCAGCGCAAGGTTGTGTGCGTGTTCATGAATGTCTTCAGCGTGCACGTGAACCGCGCACCGGTTGACGGCGAAGTTGAAGTCATCAAATATTTTCCGGGCAAATTCCTCAATGCCTCCCTGGACAAGGCCTCCGAGGATAACGAGCGCTTGGCCATGTCCATCCGTGGCATCGAAGGCGGTGATTGGACTGTGGTGCAGATCGCTGGCCTCATTGCCCGGCGCATCGTTTGCTGGGCTGAGGAAGGCGATCAGTTGGCGCGCGGCCAGCGATTCGGCCTGATCAAGTTTGGCTCCAGGGTTGACCTTTACTTGCCGGATGCCTATGACGTATCTGTCCATGTGGGCGAACAAGTATTTGCAGGACAGACTGTCCTTGCCCGCAGAAAGTAG